In the Leptotrichia sp. oral taxon 847 genome, one interval contains:
- a CDS encoding phosphatase PAP2 family protein, with protein MLQLTTNIFFIDRFFFKHLSYISKSSIFHHSESTENFFHFITKFGEGYFELLLTVVLLLIFLINKKKYNHLKKYILALIFTLLSTQITVNIMKVLFARARPSITINPDKFYGIMTLIKNSSFWKGNYVSFPSGHTITIWGTIWILSFVIKNKTIKIPLFILGILVGMSRIYLVRHWTTDVVASVILSYFIAKFVHKKIFGNKEKIRKTRLFSYDRKTNIGILKKI; from the coding sequence TTGTTGCAATTAACTACTAATATTTTTTTTATTGACAGATTCTTTTTTAAACATTTATCATATATCTCAAAATCTAGTATTTTTCATCATTCAGAAAGCACTGAAAATTTTTTCCATTTTATTACTAAATTTGGAGAAGGATACTTTGAATTGCTGCTGACAGTTGTGTTATTATTGATTTTTTTAATTAATAAAAAGAAATACAATCATTTAAAAAAATATATTTTAGCACTAATTTTTACTTTGCTTTCCACTCAAATTACAGTAAATATAATGAAAGTATTGTTTGCAAGAGCAAGACCATCGATAACTATAAATCCTGATAAATTTTATGGAATTATGACTTTGATTAAAAATAGTTCATTTTGGAAAGGAAATTATGTATCTTTTCCATCAGGACATACAATTACTATTTGGGGAACAATTTGGATTTTATCTTTTGTTATAAAAAACAAAACTATCAAAATACCGTTATTCATCTTAGGAATTTTAGTAGGAATGAGCCGTATTTATTTAGTGCGACATTGGACTACTGATGTTGTTGCAAGTGTTATTCTTTCATATTTTATCGCAAAATTTGTACATAAAAAGATATTTGGAAATAAAGAAAAAATTAGAAAAACAAGATTATTTTCTTATGACAGAAAAACAAATATTGGAATCTTAAAAAAGATATAA
- a CDS encoding response regulator transcription factor codes for MGKILIVEDDKKISRILKLQLEHKNHEITIIENGIDALNEIDKKRDFYDLMLLDLGLPSMEGNDVCKNVRKISEVPIIVVSAKNNTEEKVELLKSGASDYVTKPFDFLELDARIDINIRKEKLSQIVYKTLKLNTENYSVYLEDRPILLTKTEFELVKLLIEHKEEIVSRDKIVEKIWGWDASDNLLDSTIKKIRQKLGKEKIKTVRGIGYILKI; via the coding sequence ATGGGAAAAATACTGATTGTTGAAGATGATAAAAAAATATCACGTATTTTAAAATTACAGCTTGAACACAAAAATCATGAAATAACGATAATCGAAAATGGAATTGACGCATTAAATGAAATTGACAAAAAAAGGGACTTTTATGATTTGATGCTTTTGGATTTGGGACTTCCTTCGATGGAAGGAAATGATGTCTGCAAAAATGTTAGAAAAATATCAGAAGTCCCTATAATTGTTGTTTCTGCGAAAAATAATACGGAAGAAAAAGTTGAATTATTAAAATCAGGAGCGAGCGATTATGTTACAAAACCTTTTGATTTTTTGGAGCTTGATGCAAGAATTGATATAAATATTAGAAAGGAAAAACTTTCTCAGATTGTCTACAAAACTTTAAAATTAAATACAGAAAATTATTCTGTCTATTTGGAGGATAGACCTATCTTATTGACAAAGACGGAATTTGAATTAGTTAAATTGTTGATTGAACATAAAGAGGAAATTGTTTCACGGGATAAAATCGTTGAAAAAATATGGGGTTGGGATGCAAGCGACAATCTTCTTGACAGCACAATAAAAAAAATTAGGCAAAAATTGGGAAAAGAAAAAATTAAGACTGTGAGAGGAATTGGGTATATTTTAAAAATATGA
- a CDS encoding sensor histidine kinase encodes MKKIRLKKIKDKIIFANTVSLVFISFIIILGMTIFLIHKAVEAETKEMDKLVLSAIEKLNNVPIDKLKQTYKNYDYADKQYISLAVEKNGDFIYLTDDENRSDFKKIEVNKLETKWDRFVYKRIYTVNNTKYYAIRNFKFMEAHEILYVMLVMFVLITISIIIISKIVAEYVLNPLSNIIFQSKEINNHNIDAQLTKTRDDEIGELIDVLNETFKKKEEIIESQKTFSSDVSHELKTPLAIMKGYLDILEWGKNDKDLLNEAIENLNLEVKNIERIINTLFLSSNLEKITIKKEIINVNSLFEKIKKDYELLNIERKIIVKVDEKINIFADKNLISEVLRGLIDNSIKYSIGNIELIAKEDEMVEIIVRNYGEGIPEEEKKKLFNRNFQGKNAKKGVGIGLSIIKDIILLNDGEIYLENRKDGVDVRMLFKKIDYE; translated from the coding sequence ATGAAAAAAATAAGATTAAAAAAAATAAAAGACAAAATAATTTTTGCAAATACGGTAAGTCTAGTTTTTATCTCGTTTATAATTATCTTGGGAATGACCATATTTTTAATTCATAAAGCTGTTGAAGCTGAAACTAAAGAAATGGATAAACTTGTCTTATCTGCCATTGAAAAATTAAATAATGTTCCGATTGATAAATTGAAACAGACTTACAAAAACTACGATTATGCCGATAAACAATACATTTCTCTTGCGGTTGAAAAAAATGGGGATTTCATTTATTTGACAGATGACGAAAATCGTTCTGATTTTAAGAAAATTGAAGTAAATAAACTTGAAACAAAATGGGACAGATTTGTCTACAAAAGAATTTATACTGTGAATAATACAAAATATTATGCAATAAGAAATTTTAAATTTATGGAAGCACATGAAATCTTGTATGTTATGCTTGTAATGTTTGTTTTAATCACAATTTCGATTATTATAATTTCAAAAATTGTAGCAGAATATGTATTAAATCCGTTGTCAAATATAATTTTTCAAAGTAAGGAAATAAATAATCATAATATTGACGCACAATTGACTAAAACAAGAGATGATGAAATTGGAGAATTAATTGATGTTTTAAATGAAACTTTTAAGAAAAAAGAGGAGATTATAGAAAGTCAAAAAACATTTTCTTCCGATGTGTCACATGAATTAAAGACGCCTCTTGCTATAATGAAAGGTTATTTAGATATATTAGAATGGGGGAAAAATGACAAAGATTTATTAAATGAAGCCATTGAAAATTTGAATCTTGAAGTAAAAAATATTGAAAGAATAATAAATACATTATTTTTAAGTTCAAATCTTGAAAAAATAACAATAAAAAAAGAAATTATCAATGTAAATTCTCTTTTTGAAAAAATAAAAAAAGATTACGAGCTTTTAAATATTGAAAGAAAAATTATAGTAAAAGTGGACGAGAAAATAAATATTTTCGCTGATAAAAACCTAATTTCAGAAGTTTTACGTGGGTTAATAGACAATAGTATAAAATATTCTATTGGAAATATTGAATTAATTGCCAAAGAAGATGAAATGGTTGAAATTATCGTAAGAAATTATGGAGAAGGGATTCCTGAGGAAGAGAAGAAAAAACTGTTTAACCGTAATTTTCAAGGCAAAAATGCTAAAAAAGGAGTAGGAATTGGACTTTCAATTATAAAAGACATAATTTTGTTAAATGATGGGGAAATTTATCTGGAAAATAGAAAAGATGGAGTTGATGTAAGAATGTTGTTTAAAAAAATTGATTATGAATAA